In Zea mays cultivar B73 chromosome 7, Zm-B73-REFERENCE-NAM-5.0, whole genome shotgun sequence, the following proteins share a genomic window:
- the LOC100272793 gene encoding uncharacterized protein LOC100272793 precursor — MAAPAALRVVILAAVLLLPFLSVPGAEAQTKKFCLTQFAIASQACAILPPTSPEHHHHHHDDEDNDEDNDEDEDEDEDNDEDEDEDEDNDDDSGGGGDRRRHPRDQDKKSGVVSKPAMSSVSKPAASSMITVEAVTDDDDRNDTTSHSSVAVVGNGNHTHSGGSIRRHRSRSRRRRRHRHRRGRLRDGDENNDEDEDEDEDNDEDEDEDDDDEDDDDDDDDDDDDEDDHRAYRDCCRWLKEVEPDCVCEALLRLPPFLVKPQHKYTVKVGNSCKFTYRCGGV; from the coding sequence ATGGCTGCCCCGGCGGCGCTCCGAGTGGTGATCCTCGCCGCGGTACTCCTTCTCCCGTTCCTCAGCGTGCCGGGCGCCGAGGCACAGACCAAGAAGTTTTGCCTCACGCAGTTCGCCATCGCCAGCCAGGCCTGCGCCATCCTACCACCCACTAGTCccgagcaccaccaccaccatcacgACGACGAGGACAATGACGAGGACAACGACGAAGATGAGGACGAAGACGAGGacaatgatgaagatgaagacgaGGACGAGGACAATGACGACGATAGCGGCGGTGGTGGCGACCGCCGACGCCACCCCCGCGACCAAGACAAGAAGAGCGGCGTCGTCAGTAAACCCGCCATGTCATCCGTGAGCAAACCCGCCGCATCCTCCATGATCACCGTCGAGGCGGTTACCGACGATGACGACCGTAACGACACCACCAGTCACTCCTCCGTGGCCGTGGTGGGAAACGGAAACCACACCCACAGCGGCGGCAGCATACGACGCCACCGCTCCCGCAGCCGTAGGCGCCGCCGCCACAGACACCGCCGTGGTCGTCTGCGTGACGGCGACGAGAACAATGACGAGGACGAAGACGAGGATGAGGACAATGATGAAGACGAGGatgaggacgacgacgatgaagacgacgacgatgacgatgatgatgacgacgacgatgaagacgaccACCGCGCCTATAGGGACTGCTGCCGGTGGCTGAAGGAGGTGGAGCCGGACTGCGTGTGCGAGGCGCTGCTCCGCCTGCCACCCTTCCTCGTCAAGCCGCAGCACAAGTACACCGTCAAGGTGGGCAACTCCTGCAAGTTCACCTACAGGTGCGGCGGCGTCTGA
- the LOC100282438 gene encoding Beta-glucosidase 26 precursor (The RefSeq protein has 1 substitution compared to this genomic sequence) — protein sequence MQSSVKLAVLALLLAAAAHHGLLPLPTARCYWLNPEIYDAGGLSRRAFPDGFVFGTAASAYQVEGMAKHGGRGPSIWDAFIEVPGTIPNNATADVTVDEYHRYKEDVNIMKNMGFDAYRFSISWSRIFPDGTGKVNQEGVDYYNRLIDYMLQQGIAPYANLYHYDLPLALHEQYLGWLSPKIVEAFADYAEFCFHAFGDRVKNWFTFNEPRCVAALGYDNGLHAPGRCSGCPAGGNSTTEPYLVAHHLILSHAAAVRRYRDKYQLHQKGKIGILLDFVWYEPFSDSNADQAAAQRARDFHLGWFLDPIVHGRYPYSMQEIAKDRLPLFSDEEARMVKGSIDYVGINHYTSFYMKDPGTWNLTPVSYQDDWHVGFVYERNGVPIGAHANSYWLYIVPWGINKAVSYVKETYKNLTMILAENGMDQPGDVSITQGVHDTVRIRYYRDYITELKKAIDDGARVIGYFAWSLLDNFEWRLGYTSRFGLVYVDYKTLKRYPKDSAFWFKHMLSKKRS from the exons ATGCAGAGCTCCGTAAAGCTCGCGGTGCTTGCTCTTCTGCTAGCGGCAGCAGCTCACCACGGTCTGCTGCCGCTGCCGACGGCGCGATGCTACTGGCTCAACCCGGAGATCTACGACGCCGGCGGGCTGAGCCGCCGCGCGTTCCCGGACGGCTTCGTCTTCGGGACGGCCGCGTCGGCGTACCAGGTCGAGGGGATGGCCAAGCACGGCGGGCGGGGCCCCAGCATCTGGGACGCCTTCATAGAGGTTCCCG GGACCATCCCTAACAATGCCACCGCTGACGTGACGGTCGACGAGTATCATCGGTACAAG GAAGATGTGAACATAATGAAGAACATGGGCTTTGATGCGTACCGATTTTCGATCTCTTGGTCGAGGATTTTCCCAG ATGGAACTGGCAAGGTAAACCAGGAAGGAGTGGATTACTACAACAGGCTCATAGATTACATGCTCCAGCAAG GTATCGCGCCGTATGCAAATCTCTACCATTATGACCTCCCATTGGCACTCCATGAACAGTACCTGGGCTGGCTTAGCCCAAAGATTGT GGAGGCGTTTGCAGACTACGCCGAGTTCTGCTTCCACGCGTTCGGAGACAGGGTGAAGAACTGGTTTACCTTCAACGAGCCGAGGTGCGTCGCTGCTCTGGGCTACGACAATGGCTTGCACGCACCGGGAAGGTGTTCCGGGTGCCCCGCCGGAGGCAACTCCACCACGGAGCCGTACCTTGTCGCACACCATCTCATCCTTTCTCATGCAGCTGCTGTCAGGCGATACCGCGACAAGTATCAG CTTCACCAGAAGGGGAAGATTGGAATTCTCCTGGATTTCGTGTGGTACGAACCTTTCAGCGACAGCAATGCGGACCAGGCTGCAGCACAGCGAGCCAGGGACTTCCACCTAGGCTG GTTCCTTGACCCCATTGTACATGGACGGTACCCGTACTCGATGCAAGAGATTGCCAAAGACAGGCTACCGTTGTTCAGCGATGAAGAAGCCAGGATGGTGAAAGGCTCTATAGACTATGTTGGCATCAACCACTACACTTCTTTCTACATGAAGGACCCTGGGACATGGAACCTGACACCAGTCAGCTACCAGGATGATTGGCATGTTGGTTTTGTCT ACGAACGAAATGGAGTTCCTATTGGCGCTCAC GCAAACTCCTACTGGCTGTACATTGTGCCGTGGGGCATCAACAAGGCTGTCAGCTATGTCAAGGAAACTTACAAAAATCCTACAATGATCCTTGCTGAAAACG GAATGGACCAACCTGGTGATGTCAGTATTACTCAGGGTGTGCATGACACAGTAAGAATCCGTTATTACAGAGACTACATAACTGAGCTCAAGAAGGCAATAGATGATGGTGCCAGAGTCATTGGGTACTTTGCGTGGTCGCTGCTTGACAACTTCGAGTGGAGGCTTGGGTACACTTCGCGGTTTGGCTTGGTGTACGTGGACTACAAGACTCTGAAGAGGTACCCCAAGGATTCAGCTTTCTGGTTCAAGCATATGCTGTCCAAGAAAAGGAGCTAG
- the LOC100191618 gene encoding BTB/POZ and MATH domain-containing protein 1 produces MGAGRVCRGGPSSASPAAGRPFSTLAASSSASPSSAPSETASTSVTKTVNGSHHFKIAGYSLSKGIGVGKFIASESFNVGGFDWAIYFYPDGKSAEDGAAYVSLFIALASEGTDVRALFELTLVDQSGKGQDKVHTHFGRSLESGPYTLKYRGSMWGYKRFFKRTALETSDYLKDDCLLVNCTVGVVQSHTEGPKIYTIPVPRSNMALHIGQLLTSGKRTDIAFEVDGEMFPAHKVILSARSPVFRAQLFGPMKDKDMKCIKIEDMEAPVFKALLHFMYWDELPDIEELTGVNTTWVSTLMAQHLLAAADRYALERLKLLCELKLCEDVAINTVANTLALAEQHHCYQLKTVCLKFVALPENLKAVMQTDGFDYLQQSCPSLLTELLEYVAKAGEHSVSPCLYSTEVLDGGDANGRRVKPRI; encoded by the exons ATGGGCGCCGGCCGTGTCTGTCGCGGCGGCCCCTCCTCCGCCTCCCCCGCCGCAGGGCGGCCGTTCTCGACGCTCGCCGCGTCGTCCTCCGCCTCCCCTTCCTCGGCTCCTTCAGAGACGGCGTCCACGTCGGTCACCAAGACGGTGAACGGCTCCCACCACTTCAAAATCGCGGGCTACTCTCTCTCCAAGGGAATCGGGGTGGGGAAGTTCATCGCTTCCGAGTCCTTCAACGTGGGGGGATTCGACTGGGCGATCTACTTCTACCCCGACGGGAAGAGCGCCGAGGACGGCGCTGCCTACGTCTCGCTCTTCATAGCCCTCGCCAGCGAGGGCACCGATGTGCGCGCGCTGTTCGAGCTCACGCTCGTCGACCAGAGCGGCAAGGGTCAGGATAAGGTGCATACCCACTTCGGGAGGTCGCTCGAGAGCGGCCCATACACCCTCAAGTACCGCGGCAGCATGTG GGGCTACAAGCGTTTCTTCAAACGAACTGCCCTAGAAACATCAGACTATCTTAAAGATGATTGCCTTTTAGTGAACTGCACTGTTGGCGTTGTTCAATCACATACTGAAGGACCAAAGATATACACAATTCCAGTACCGCGGTCCAACATGGCTCTACATATTGGTCAGCTATTGACAAGTGGAAAGAGGACAGACATTGCATTCGAAGTTGATGGAGAGATGTTTCCTGCCCACAAGGTGATTCTTTCAGCCCGGTCTCCTGTTTTTAGGGCACAACTTTTTGGCCCAATGAAGGATAAGGACATGAAGTGTATAAagattgaagacatggaggctcCAGTATTCAAG GCCTTGCTCCATTTCATGTATTGGGATGAGTTGCCGGATATTGAAGAGCTTACTGGTGTAAATACAACTTGGGTATCCACCTTGATGGCTCAACATTTACTAGCTGCTGCAGACCGTTATGCATTGGAGAGATTGAAATTGCTCTGTGAACTTAAGCTGTGTGAAGATGTTGCAATAAATACAGTGGCAAATACTTTGGCACTGGCTGAACAGCACCACTGTTATCAGCTAAAAACTGTTTGCTTGAAATTTGTAGCTCTGCCTGAAAATTTGAAAG CTGTCATGCAAACCGATGGGTTTGATTATTTGCAACAAAGCTGCCCATCCCTCCTGACCGAGCTTCTCGAGTATGTGGCCAAGGCAGGAGAGCACTCCGTGAGCCCCTGCTTGTATTCAACTGAAGTCCTTGACGGTGGTGATGCCAATGGGCGACGCGTGAAACCAAGGATCTAA
- the LOC100279718 gene encoding uncharacterized protein isoform X1: protein MALLPCHPHGHAPETFRKSPTESHPPGPRQPLALPPALQHHDRRAAPPPLPESSAGGMGTEYPTFADVSGARALLFLADSTPRLAPPSRPPALSEEFYCYSGSSSSYSGASTRSCVSDSAQRGRPVDPLRVLSVVASLRRIDPKVLAEATSALFHTDAEKKRKGVWIEIDSGGDDGQSERSSAVASEGSTVTAAASAGSTATSGRCRGAPRVGCAAGGKGPRRAEVIMQWFSQTQAGPATENDIRAAVGDNSGTSKAIRWLLKQEGGLRRAGNGGALDPYVYMVADRSDEVN from the exons ATGGCGCTGCTCCCCTGTCATCCTCACGGCCACGCCCCCGAAACTTTTCGAAAATCCCCCACAGAATCCCATCCCCCCGGGCCCCGGCAACCGCTGGCGCTGCCTCCAGCCCTCCAACACCACGACCGCCGGGCGGCTCCTCCTCCTCTGCCGGAGAGCTCGGCGGGCGGCATGGGAACAGAGTATCCCACCTTCGCCGACGTATCCGGGGCCCGCGCGCTCCTCTTCCTCGCCGACTCCACACCCCGGCTGGCCCCGCCTTCGCGTCCTCCCGCTCTCAG CGAGGAGTTCTACTGCTACTCGGGCTCCTCGTCCTCCTACTCCGGCGCGTCGACGAGGTCATGCGTCTCCGACTCGGCACAGCGCGGTCGCCCCGTCGATCCCCTACGCGTGCTCTCCGTCGTCGCCTCCCTCCGCCGCATCGACCCTAAG GTGCTAGCCGAGGCCACAAGCGCGCTGTTCCATACCGACGCAGAGAAGAAGCGGAAGGGCGTGTGGATCGAGATCGACAGCGGTGGTGACGACGGCCAGAGCGAGAGGAGCAGCGCCGTGGCCAGCGAGGGGAGCACCGTCACGGCCGCCGCGTCCGCGGGCTCCACGGCCACGTCGGGGAGATGCCGCGGGGCTCCGCGGGTGGGTTGTGCTGCTGGTGGTAAGGGGCCGAGGAGGGCGGAGGTGATCATGCAGTGGTTTTCGCAGACGCAAGCTGGGCCAGCGACGGAGAACGACATCCGCGCCGCCGTCGGCGACAACTCCGGCACGAGCAAAGCGATACGATG GCTGTTGAAGCAGGAGGGCGGCTTGCGGCGTGCAGGCAATGGTGGTGCCCTGGATCCGTATGTTTATATG GTCGCAGACAGATCAGATGAAGTTAACTAA
- the LOC100279718 gene encoding uncharacterized protein LOC100279718 — protein sequence MGTEYPTFADVSGARALLFLADSTPRLAPPSRPPALSEEFYCYSGSSSSYSGASTRSCVSDSAQRGRPVDPLRVLSVVASLRRIDPKVLAEATSALFHTDAEKKRKGVWIEIDSGGDDGQSERSSAVASEGSTVTAAASAGSTATSGRCRGAPRVGCAAGGKGPRRAEVIMQWFSQTQAGPATENDIRAAVGDNSGTSKAIRWLLKQEGGLRRAGNGGALDPYVYMAFTSLGGSPWLAVLQPGPHCCR from the exons ATGGGAACAGAGTATCCCACCTTCGCCGACGTATCCGGGGCCCGCGCGCTCCTCTTCCTCGCCGACTCCACACCCCGGCTGGCCCCGCCTTCGCGTCCTCCCGCTCTCAG CGAGGAGTTCTACTGCTACTCGGGCTCCTCGTCCTCCTACTCCGGCGCGTCGACGAGGTCATGCGTCTCCGACTCGGCACAGCGCGGTCGCCCCGTCGATCCCCTACGCGTGCTCTCCGTCGTCGCCTCCCTCCGCCGCATCGACCCTAAG GTGCTAGCCGAGGCCACAAGCGCGCTGTTCCATACCGACGCAGAGAAGAAGCGGAAGGGCGTGTGGATCGAGATCGACAGCGGTGGTGACGACGGCCAGAGCGAGAGGAGCAGCGCCGTGGCCAGCGAGGGGAGCACCGTCACGGCCGCCGCGTCCGCGGGCTCCACGGCCACGTCGGGGAGATGCCGCGGGGCTCCGCGGGTGGGTTGTGCTGCTGGTGGTAAGGGGCCGAGGAGGGCGGAGGTGATCATGCAGTGGTTTTCGCAGACGCAAGCTGGGCCAGCGACGGAGAACGACATCCGCGCCGCCGTCGGCGACAACTCCGGCACGAGCAAAGCGATACGATG GCTGTTGAAGCAGGAGGGCGGCTTGCGGCGTGCAGGCAATGGTGGTGCCCTGGATCCGTATGTTTATATG GCGTTTACCAGCCTAGGTGGAAGTCCCTGGCTCGCTGTGCTGCAGCCTGGTCCGCATTGCTGTCGCTGA